In Cyclopterus lumpus isolate fCycLum1 chromosome 17, fCycLum1.pri, whole genome shotgun sequence, a genomic segment contains:
- the LOC117746545 gene encoding 5-beta-cholestane-3-alpha,7-alpha-diol 12-alpha-hydroxylase-like, whose amino-acid sequence MGLLLAIILGFLAALIGGLYLLGVFRQRRPGEPPLDKGLIPWMGHVLEFRRNTLKFLERMKRKHGDVFTIQLGGFYITFLQDPLSFGSIVKESRERLDFNKFAVQLVRKVFGYVAIEGEHNILHVASSKHLKGDGLEVMTQSMMGNLQNLMLHDIGSSGDQNSDRRAWIEDGLFKYSYNIVFRAGYLSLYGNEPHKPDGSEEKAKEKDRAESEALFDEFRKYDQLFPNLAYGVLTPRKRLEAERLMGFFWNSLSVQKMKTKDNISRWIWDIQQAKEEVGIKESMINRYMFVLLWASQGNTGPSSFWLLLFLMKHPEAMEAVKEEVVKVLNEFGQEVQPGGPLINLTRDMLSKTPVLDSVVEETLRLTAAPLLTRAVLQDMTLKMADGRQYPIRQGDRIAVFPYIAVHIDPEIHPDPLSFKYDRFLNPDGSKKTDFYKAGKKVKYYNMPWGAGVSMCPGRFFATNELKQFVFLMLVYFEFELKNPDEEIPEIDFRRWGFGSMQPQRDVQFRYRLRY is encoded by the coding sequence ATGGGACTGCTGCTCGCGATCATTCTGGGCTTTCTCGCCGCTCTGATTGGAGGACTTTACCTTCTCGGGGTGTTTCGACAGCGGCGACCTGGGGAACCCCCTTTGGACAAGGGGCTCATTCCTTGGATGGGTCACGTCTTGGAGTTTCGCAGAAACACGCTGAAGTTCTTGGAGAGGATGAAGCGAAAGCACGGCGACGTGTTCACGATACAGCTGGGAGGCTTTTACATCACTTTCCTCCAGGACCCGCTATCCTTTGGCTCCATCGTGAAGGAGAGTCGAGAGAGACTGGACTTCAACAAGTTCGCCGTGCAATTGGTGCGCAAGGTGTTCGGTTATGTGGCGATTGAGGGCGAACACAACATTCTCCATGTTGCCAGCAGCAAGCACCTGAAAGGGGATGGCCTGGAGGTGATGACGCAATCCATGATGGGTAATCTGCAGAACCTCATGCTGCACGACATCGGCTCCTCCGGGGACCAAAACTCAGACCGGAGAGCCTGGATCGAGGACGGACTGTTCAAATACAGCTACAACATCGTTTTCAGGGCGGGCTACTTATCTCTGTACGGCAACGAGCCGCACAAGCCAGACGGAAGTGAGGAGAAAGCCAAAGAGAAGGACCGGGCTGAGTCGGAAGCCTTATTTGACGAGTTTCGTAAATATGATCAACTCTTCCCCAACCTGGCTTACGGTGTCCTGACACCGAGGAAAAGGTTGGAAGCGGAGAGGCTCATGGGATTCTTCTGGAACAGTCTGTCGGTGCAGAAGATGAAGACCAAAGACAACATCAGTCGCTGGATTTGGGACATCCAGCAGGCCAAAGAGGAGGTGGGGATCAAGGAGTCGATGATAAACAGGTACATGTTTGTGCTTCTTTGGGCCTCTCAGGGCAACACGGGGCCCTCGTCCTTCtggctgctcctcttcctcatgaaACACCCCGAGGCCATGGAAGCGGTGAAGGAGGAGGTCGTCAAAGTCCTGAATGAGTTCGGACAAGAGGTGCAACCGGGGGGCCCTTTGATCAACCTGACCCGCGACATGCTGTCGAAAACGCCGGTCCTGGACAGCGTCGTCGAGGAGACCCTCCGCCTCACCGCCGCGCCGCTCCTCACCCGGGCGGTGCTTCAGGACATGACGCTGAAGATGGCGGACGGGCGTCAATACCCCATACGCCAGGGCGACAGAATAGCCGTCTTTCCTTACATCGCCGTTCACATCGACCCGGAGATCCACCCCGACCCGCTGTCGTTCAAATACGACCGCTTCCTCAACCCGGACGGGAGCAAGAAAACAGATTTTTACAAAgcggggaagaaggtgaagtacTACAACATGCCGTGGGGTGCCGGGGTGTCCATGTGCCCGGGGCGATTCTTTGCCACCAACGAGCTGAAACAATTCGTTTTCCTCATGTTGGTTTATTTCGAGTTCGAGCTGAAGAATCCCGACGAGGAGATACCTGAAATTGACTTCAGGCGGTGGGGGTTCGGATCGATGCAACCCCAGAGAGACGTTCAGTTCCGATACAGACTCAGATATTAA